ctgctaGAAACCTATGATCTTTCCTGTGAGGGCTAGTTAGATATGAACAAGGTGAAGAAAGAGGGAGCCGGAGGAAAGGGTGAGATTTGGGATTGGGGCCAGTTTGTCCTTTCCCTTGAGTCCCAGGACAGCGGGACCTTTGCTGAacttttctcctcccctccatcTCTTCCAGGGAAGCCATGAACTTCACCCAGGGTCTAGTGCATGTGAGTATCCACCCATTGCATAATATCTGACTATACAGACCTCTTGGAAAAGCCTCAGGGGGCAGCCCCTCCCTGACCCTGCTGCAGGGCTGACTCCCCCTtgcctcctcccaccctcctttcTGACCACGCCACCTTTGTGATCCCCAGCAAACTGCCATTGTCTGAATGGAGGAACATGTGTGTCCTACAAGTACTTCTCCAACATTCATCGATGCAACTGTCCAAAGAAATTCCAAGGGGAACACTGCGAGATAGGTATGGGGATCCTGACTCTAACTGGGCAGGAGGGGGCACCAGAgatttgggggcagggagagatgggtggggtgggagagcagGCGGGAGTCAGGAGCTGGAGGTGGAGTGGGGGACATTTTCACCCCTGGGTGTGATACACAGTCAAACACTGCCCCATCCTCTTTCATGCATCTCTGGCGGCACACAAATGTGAGACGGGGATGGAAGGAGACCCTTTCTGGCGTTTCCTTGCCGGGCCTTCATGTGAGGCCTGACAGGATCTCTAAAATGCCAGTctgaatttcctcttctttctatTATCTCTCATCCTCACATTCTTCCCTAGATACAACGAAAACCTGCTTTGAGGGGAATGGTCACTCTTACCGAGGGAAGGTCGACACTGACATCATAGGCCGGCCCTGCCTGGCCTGGAACTCTGCCACTGTTCTTCTGAAAGAGTACCACGCCCTCAGACCCGATGCCCTTCATCTGGGCCTGGGCAAACACAACTACTGCAGGTGAGGGGTGGCAGCAAAGACCCTCTCACAGCCCCCCAGGATCCCTTGCTACCACCCCCTGTGTTTCTAGAGTGCTGTCCATAGCCTGAGGAAAGCAAGTCTCTGGTTGACTTTTCCCTGGAGGGGAAAGAGATATATTCTGGGTTGGAATGACACCCCCCTCCCACCTTTCTGTGTTACCAGGAACCCAAACAACCATAGAAGGCCTTGGTGCTATGTGCAGGTTGGCCTAAAGCAGCTTGTCCGGGAGTGCATGGTGCCAGAATGCTCTTCTGGTGAGTGTCACTGACCTGTTTGTGACAGTAGGGAAGATCATATGTCCTTTTATCCCATCACAGGAGGGTCGAGGAGGGACCCTGCCTGGCCTTGGAAAACTGGGAGGTTAGAAGACAAGAGAGAGACATTCTCCTACTTGCCTCCCCAAGacatccttctctttcttctccaggaAAAAATCCCCTCACTCCAGAAAAAGCTGAGTTTCAATGTGGCCAGAAGGCTCTGAGGCCTCGCTTTAAGATTATTGGCGGAGAATTCACCACCATCGAGAACCAGCCGTGGTTTGCCGCCATCTACAGGAGGCACCACGGAGGCTCTGTCACCTACCTGTGTGGTGGCAGCCTCATCAGTCCTTGCTGGGTGCTCAGCGCCACACACTGCTTCATGTACGTCCTCCATCTCTTCTCCCTGACCCTCCTGTCTTACCCCAAACACATCTTCTCCTTCCCAGCAAAGGATGCCACTTAAATTCTACCACCTTGGGCCCCTCCCGTGCAGGCCATGACCTTGGGTGCAAGTCATGCTCTGAGGCCACCTTGAGGGGAGGGGACGAGATGAGATCTCATGAGATCTGACTATCTGACAAGTCTCCCCTCCCACAGTAATCACCCGAAGAAGGAGGACTACATTGTCTACCTGGGTAGGTCGAAGCTTAACTCCAGGACACCTGGGGAGATGATGTTTGAGGTGGAGAAGCTCATCTTGCATGAGGACTACAGTGCTGACAGCCTTGCTCACCACAATGATATTGGTGAGTAGAAAGCCCTTATCTGCCATAATGATGATGGTTGGAGGAAGAGCATCCAAGAAGAGACCCAACCAACTGAGGTTGTAGGGGAACTAGAGATCCTGCTTTATACAGCAGAGGGACATATGGGAGAGGCCTACTGTTCCTCTGCAGAAACCTTGAATTTCCAAACATTTAGCCTCCTCTAGATGGCAATGGCCCGGTAAGCATGTGACATGGGTGGGGAGGCCCCTTCTTTTGTTGGATAAAACCTCTGCCTGTTCCAGGATCTGGAACTTAGAGCAGTGAGCTGAATTTAGCCCATCTGCCTCAGCCACCCATACATCTGTATAGACCAGCCCTGGCTGGCCAAGGCCCATGTCAGCAGCTGGAACAAAACCCTTGAGGCATGGGACAGGAGAGGCTTGTTTCAGGTAATAAGCTGCCAGCAGactttccaggatggcctctgaccCTAAATGATTTGGGGATAGACATCCAGTCCTTCAGcatttggaggggagagagggtgaCCACCTGGCCAGGTAGAGATCTTCCCCCCTGACctcccctgcttccctcttcccccagccttGCTGAAGATCCGCTCCAACACGGACCAGTGTGCACATCCATCCAGGTCCATACAAACCATCTGCCTGCCTCCAGTGCGTGGAGATGCTAATTTCGGCATGAGCTGTGAGATCGCTGGCTTTGGAAAAGAGAATGACAGTAAGTGACATTTGGGGCTGGCTCAGAGGGCCCTGGGCGAGTGTTATAACCTGGAAGTAAGCTCAACTTGATCAAGACTGGACTGTGGAGATAGAGATGGGAGCGCTGTGGAGGTAGTAGATAGTCCAGGGATGGAGTGGGGAGCACCGTTTAGGGAGTGATGGGCCCTAAAGGTAAACagatgggggtgtgtgtgagggggtATACATGAGGTAAAGACTCAGATCTGTGGGGGAAAGAATAAAGTCTTTCCCTGGTAGGGACACTTTTTGGTCCCTTCCCTGGCAGAGAGTCCCTGTGGGAAGGCTGTACGCATCTTAAAGTAAACTTCTCCTTGTTTCCTCCATCTAGCTGACTATCTCTATCCAGAGCAGCTAAAAATGACTGTTGTGAAGCTGATTTCCCACCAGGAGTGTCAGCAGCCACACTACTATGGCTCCGAAGTTACCACCAAAATGCTGTGTGCCGCTGACCCACAGTGGGAAACAGATTCCTGCCAGGTGAGAGTTCCAGTCTCTCTTCCTGTCACCCCCAAATCTCCCCTGGCCTCCTGGGCCTATCCCTGCCAGCTTCCGAGAGCCCCTCTCCAGCCAAAGCCCCAAGAAGTCAGAATTAGGAGCTTAGGTCTTAGTTTAAACTAATTTTTATGCGTTTACCAAACGTTTGTCATAAGcctggctctgtgctaggcacttcagactggagaagggaagggaataggaccataagaaagaggaaaacactAGAAAATAATACAACTCAGTGCTCAGGATATGGTATGAATTGTAAATGATCAGTGTTTAGGAGCTGGAGGTTAGTACCAGTGAGGTGGTCATAAAGGGAAAGCTTTAGAGAGAAGGTGACTGGAAGAatttggggaggcagagggaagaaaaggagaccGTTCCAGTTGAAAGATACAAAAACAAGCCTGAGCATGGTGTATTCCAGGATGGCGAGGAAAAGGGTCTGAGAGTGTAGATGTAGTTGTGGCAAATAGCAGGGCTTTGAAAGCCAAGCGGAGGATTTTAAACTTGATATGGTAGGAAATGGGGAGCCACTAAGGACTTGGGGATTCTAAGatattctcctttttctctctctctcgggcaTGACTGGGTGATTGGATCAGATGaccccctcctcccttttcccaGGGCTCAACTTATGTGTCTTTGGCTTAACAGGGAGACTCCGGGGGCCCCCTGGTCTGCTCTATCCAAGGCCGCCTGACTCTGACGGGGATTGTGAGCTGGGGCAGTGGTTGTGCCATGAAGGACAAGCCAGGCGTCTACACAAGGGTCTCACACTTCCTGCCTTGGATCCACATGCACTCCAGGCAACAGAATGGCCTAACCCTCtgaggctccccagggagccaaGGGAAGCGAGGGGTACCACCCACTCCCACGCTGGCTGTCATTTTTGCAGCAGAAGCATCTGCTTCGGCTCTATATAAGGGAGAACCTGAGAAAGACAGGCTCTCGAAGAGATGGTTTTTATGTGTGCTGCCCCCCCCAGGGGGAGCAACAATAGCTTGATCCTCAGCTACAGGCCTGGGTGCTGAGTGCCCAGAGTCCCCGGGGCCAGGATGGAGGGATGGCCCTAACCCAGGACGGTTGTTGAtcagttgtttatctttttctgaaCTGAAGCctcctggagagaaaaaaatgccatttcCTGTGCATGGGTAGAAGGAGAGCCAGAACCCCCAACAGCGGGCATTCATGAGGCCTACTGTTGGGAAACAAATAATTTCTCAATTAGGAAGCCGAAAAGAACTGAGGTCTCTTGAGGGAGATTGGCCACTGTGGAACAGTGGCTTGGGGAGTGGAGACACTAATGACTTGAGGGAAGGGCTCTGACATTCCATGAATGTATCAGGAAATATTATATATGGGTGTATATGTGTGCACACTTGTGCATGGGGCTGTCAGTGTAACAGCTGGTGTCCCTGTGTGTGACTGCAAATCTATTTCCCTAAACTGAATGGACTGTGATGACACATAGAAGGGTCTGTCTGGAGAGGTCCTGGGCCACTCCTAGGGCCTCTTGGGTCTGTCATGTGATCATGCCCATGAATATATCATTCTGGGGCATGCCTGTGATCAGCAATAAATTTTCAGTTTCACTTTTCATAGATGTTCTTTCTTGGCCAGTTATCCCTTCTGACCTTTTGTCTGAGTTTATCCAATCCTCACTGGGTGAGGTGAGGCCCACTCCTATACactgaatatttaataattatattcagctatttttatttatatctatttttataattttgaataaaggtcaataaaatgtgatttttctgaaGACTTTTGTTCTTTCTTGGTACTTGTATGGGAGGGAGTTGGGGagcataaaatggaaaataatgatgGTAGCGTGTACCCTAGAGTTTCTTGGGGGCTGAATCTCTGTACTTAGTGGGGCTTTGGGAATAGAGGCTAGAAGAGTTGTAGAGTAGGTTCTCCATAGCACATAAGGTACAGCCTGGTGTGTGGGCTACATAACAACCATGAATTCCCTTCTTAGCCTGATGCCTTTGTGCACATCTTGTACAGCTGTACACAGTAATCCTCTAGGATAAGTCCTGCCATATTCTCTTCACTCTGCCCATAACAATCCTGGGGCTGACCTCAACCAAGGAGAATACCTGCATGAGTGAAAATTGCTGATCTCAAACCCAGCCCAGCTTGAGTGTGGCATTCTGGGAACAGAAAACAATTTCCCATCATCTGTGTGAGGAGCTGGTACTAATTTTCCTCAGTGTGTTGACGGAGCTCATGACCAGTCACTATGATCCCTAATATTAGGGGACTCGGAATCTAAAGCTAGGTGTTATCCTAATGGAGGTGACCACACATTTTGAATCAAACATAGGTTTCTGAAGAACTAGGGTGTAGAAAGCAGGCGGCAAgtagtgcctggatggctcagtcactgagcATTTGCCTTtgcctctggtcatgattccagggccctggaattgagtcccacatccctcattgggctccctactcaacggggagtctgcttctctctctcccactattgctccccctgcttgtgctctctctctttgtcaagtaaataaagaaaatcttaaaaaaaaaaaaaaaaaaaaagaaggcaaatggGGAGATACAGCTGGATGTTAAAATGCTGGAGTTTCCAAGCTATGTTATTGGGTTTGGACAGTGTTTCTTAACAAGTCACCtgataacctttttaaaaaatatatgcatgctGATGCCCCACCCATAGAGACTGTGGGTGATTCAGGTTGGGGCTGGTGCCAGGGCTTGTGAATTTACAGAAGCTCCTCAGGTGGTTCTGATAAGCACTCCTGGTTGAGATCCTTCGGGGACAACTGGCCAGAATATGTGAAGGGCCAAGTAAATTCAAGATACAGTCAGTATGTGTTCTTTGCATGAAGAGTCAGTTTCCTGAGTGGAGTTTGAGAGTGCAAGTTCTTCCTGTTCAGAGGTTCCCTAGACCATGGGCCCCTGGAGGGCAGGGATCCAGAGTATTCTGCATTTCATCCCTATAACCTAACATGTTGTCTTATTTATTGTGATACAATGGTTCAGAGCATGGATTTCATAGTCAGGTAGTCTGGACTAGAATCCTGGTTCCAACACTAGCTGTGTGCCTTGGGAAAGACTTGTAACGTCTCTGTGaccccagtttccccatctgtaaaaaagagataataatatTTACCTCCTAGGAATGTTATAAGGATGCATGAGTTCACAAATCCCGGAAGCTAGTAAAGACAAAGACACGATGGCTGTTATTACCAAACTATGTAAATTCTCATAGAACCGAGTGGGAACCTCCTTTACTCTTCCACCCCAGGACTGCATTAGTGGGCTTTGTGGGAGCTGGAACTTGTCAGAAAGAAAAGGCATGATGCGAAGCTAAGGGGCCCAGCCCAGGCTGAGTTGCTTTTCAGCCTCTGTGTCTCCCCCACCCATCCAGGGGCCAAGACAGATCTTGTTCCAACATGAGCTGTTCCAGCATCAGGGCTCACAGACACTGAAAACAGGAAGTATGAGCCCCACTGGCCGGGTTGAGCAATGACACTGCTAACTCTTCTCAGACCATTTCCCAGCCACCACCCAGACCTGACACCCCCACCTCCCCGTTGCCTCTACGGGCCACCGCAGCCCCAGCTGCCACCAGGCCTCGTTGTTACCTCTTCCCTAATCTCTCTCAGGCTCTCCAGGGAACAGCTACTTCTCCAACAATCGCAGCTCTAGATACTAAGCTGTCACTCATTTTGGGGACTGCCTTCTTCTAGTCCTCACTGTGTTAGGGGCactgtgttttgcttttgttttgtttgttttgtttcctaagtaAGTTCtattcccaacatggggcttgaacctatggccccaagatcaagagccccaTGCTTtacgactgaaccagccaggcgccccttcattggACACTGTGTTAAGTTCTTCATATGTGATCtgatttaatccttacaacagtcCTGTGAGGAAGGTGCTATCATCACCCCACTTTACAGTAGAGAAAATGGAAGCACAGAAGGAGATTGAGTGACTTGCCTGAGGCatcacagctggtaagtggcagactCAGTGTTCAGATGGCTTCAGAGTACATAGACCCAGCACCGTGACATCTGACCTCCCAGGAGGACCCAACCTGGGAAAAGGAGAACAGCCCCCCTTTTAAGCTCCCTACTTTAGAGATACTGGGTTTCTAGGCTAAGTGTATAAGAATTGCCACCCATGTCTATAGGATattttgtattatgtattatagGATATGTTATAGGATATGCTATATTATCTATTATAACTCTTTCCTCTTTAACGATTCCCAGACCAAGTGAGGAGACCATACTCAGTCACGAGTTTCAAAGTAAAATTTCACTCTTCTCAAGCTAACCTCATCCTTTTTTGCTGAAACCTGATTTCATTGAAGTGGTTTCCGTTTTCACCAGAACCCCTCCTTCTGAAATATTCTGTGGCCCATTCTATCACAAGGGCTCAACTTGATTTCCACTTATGTCAACCCCCACAATAACCACACACTTCACTTACCCTCCACATTCACTCTCAGGCTGTCCATTTTCCTCCCCAGCAGCAAACATCTGAACCTTCCCTTTAAATCAGACACAGTGGGAGAAGTTGCTGAGGTGTTTTTTAAAGAACGGTGCTATTGAGAAATAAGTCACACACCATATAATTTACCCCCTTAAAGTGAAcaattgaataatttttatattcacaGAATGGTGCAGCCATCATCACaactaattctagaacatttttattatctcAAAAAGAAATCCTATACTTGTGAGCTGTTactccttttttctccccttcccctcaccccctaatctactttctgtctttatgacttTGCCTATGCTGGACATTTCATAAAactggaatcatataatatgtggtcttttgtgactgacttcttttgcttgTCATAATGTTTTCCAGTTTCATAAATGTTGTAGCATGCATCAGGACTGTTgctcagctttatttatttatttttaaagattttatttatttatttgacagagataaagacagtgagagagagaacacaagccgggggagtgggagaaggagaagcaggcttcccactgagcagggagcccaatgaagggctcgatcccaaaatcctgggatcatgacccgagccaaagggagatgcttagtgactgagccaccaaggctcccTGTTGCTGAGTTTTAAATAGCAGATTGGGTGAAAGGATAGACTAGGCCTTCTTCTAACCTTGCAGTCCCATTGAGAGTCAttcaagaaataaacaaaacaaacaacttttaGGTGCCTGCACACCAGGCATTGTTTTAGATGCTGGGGTACAAGAATGAATGGGACATAGTCCCATGGGAATGGGAATAGTCCTAGTCCTCAAGGAGTTCACAACTTTGTAAAGGAGACAGAACAAAGACCACAATTCAGTGTGAAAATGCTATGATAAAAGTATGTATAAAGTGCAAGGAACAATGATGAAGAGGCAGTTAATTCTGCCTTGGGAAGTCAGGGAAGACTTTATAGAGGAGGAGATATTTTACCTGGGCCTATCAAGATGCAAAGACATTTGCCAAACAAGAGGGAGAAAGATATTCTAGGCATAGGGAAGATCATGAGGACATGAAAAGGTGAGGCATTCTCAAGAAATGAtgaccaggggtgcctgactggctcagtcattagggcgtgtgactcttgaactcagggtagtgagttcaagcccatgaTGGGCatggaaattactttaaaaaaaggaagaaatggtgaATCAACTGGTGTGCTAGAGAAAAGAGTTTGGAGGTTGGCCATGAGCAGGCAGACAATAGCGGGGGAAGGAGCTGGTGGGATCCTTAGGTGAGGACCCTTAGGCAGGGCTGGTAAtcagtagcaatcatgaaatagCTATTTTCCAAGATTCCTTCCAGATTTCCTCCTGCCATCCAGCCTCTTTCTACTTCGTGATCCAGCAACCATAGGGTTACAGCTGGGCAGAGGGCTCCCTAGCAGGAGCCTCGGagaccccttcctcctccagctgCCATCCAAGTATTGGTACTCTAAAGTCCTGctacttatatattttgaatatcaccTCTTGCCCTCAGGTACTGTTTTTCTCAAAATCTAGAAAGTTAATTAAGTTCAAGGAGCcataaaaagggtttttttttcccttaactaAAAATTTTCAcccagtaggggcacctgggtagctcagtctgttaaacattggacccttgattttggctcctgtcgtgatctcagagttgtgggacagagccccatgttgggctctgctctcagcagggaatctgcctgggaattctctctctccctctccctctgtccctccccaccaccagaataaatggatggatcttgaaaaaaaaattccgcCCAATTATAAAAGTaactatagggacgcctgggtggctcagctggttaagcgactgccttcagctcaggtcatgatccggagtcctgggatcgagtcccacacacctcagggtccctgctcagcagggagtctgtttctccctctgaccctctcccctctcatgctctctctcactctctctatctctcaaataaataaataaaatctttttaaaaaagtaactgtaAAAGTAAAATGCTCTCATAGTATTTCATAGCTGCTGTTAACATCTCTGATTTCCCGCGTCTCCTTTGCAATCAACCTCCTCTACTTGGCCTTGAACATTGGGTTCCCTAAGGCCTCGTCCTAgaccttctccttttcccacacTAAACTTTCTCTTACACAGTTTCATTCACACCCAAGCTTAAATTACCACCAGTAAACAGTGGACTGCAAATGTTTATTTCCAGCCAGACCTACCCTTATTTCCTGATGTCTACTTGACACCCCCTCTTGGTGGTCACCTGCAGGGCATCTCACACTTAACCTGCCCCAAATTGGCCCTCTCTTCAAGTCTCAACCTGATGAACTTCTACCATCACTCTCTGTCTCAGATGATGGCACCACCCCCATTCACATCCAGAAATCTAGAAGTCATCCTGAcacttctctcctctcattcccCTCAGCCCATCCTGGCAATTTGCCTCATAGCTCTTGAagtcctccctttctctccatttACACCCCCACCATTTGTTGAGCCACCATCAATTCCTGCTTGGACTACCACAAAAGCTTCCCAGTTGGCCTCCCCCATTGACTCTATCCCTACTCCCTTTCCTCCTACACCCCCACCAATCCATTCTGGagaaatcttttgaaaaacaCAAGTGTGCCTAATGACTCCTGTTGTTCTTGGCTGGCTGTCTTGGGCAGCGTCTGGCCTCTATGTCCTTTCTAGCTCCACCTGGCAGCAACCTCTCTCAGTCTTGACCTACTGTGCCATTCTCTAACTCATCAGTCCCTCTCTTACCACGGGGCTCTTGTTCATGATGTTTCTTCTGCCTGGGACTTTCTTTGACTAGTTAAGTTTTTCCTTGTGCTTCAGAGATCATTTCCTCAAGGGAGTCTTTCCTGGGCTGCCTCTATCTATATAAGATCCCTCTATTTTGTTGATAGTCTCATGGCAACAAGTACCACCTCTCTGATGCACTTGCAGTTGTTGCAATCTTACCTTTGTTGCATGAGTATTTGATTAATGTTCACCTTTTCATCAGATTATAACCTCTATGAGGGacgatgtgtcttttttttttttttaaagattttatttatttatttgacagagagagatcacaagtaggcagagaggcaggcagagagagaggaggaagcaggcttcctgcggagcagagagcccgatgcgggactcgatcccaggaccctgagatcatgacctgagctgaaggcagcggcttaacccactgagccacccaggcgccccgagggacGATGTGTCTtgatcattgcttttttttttttaaatctagcacCATGTCTAGAATATGgcagacatttaataaatatttattgaatggatgcatttttctgtatttcttccttctttcctatttgcttctttaaaaacattttttaaaaatttatttatttgacagagagagacacagcgagagagggaacacaagcagggagagcgggag
This Neovison vison isolate M4711 chromosome 2, ASM_NN_V1, whole genome shotgun sequence DNA region includes the following protein-coding sequences:
- the PLAU gene encoding urokinase-type plasminogen activator; its protein translation is MRILLACLLLCALVVSDSEGSHELHPGSSASNCHCLNGGTCVSYKYFSNIHRCNCPKKFQGEHCEIDTTKTCFEGNGHSYRGKVDTDIIGRPCLAWNSATVLLKEYHALRPDALHLGLGKHNYCRNPNNHRRPWCYVQVGLKQLVRECMVPECSSGKNPLTPEKAEFQCGQKALRPRFKIIGGEFTTIENQPWFAAIYRRHHGGSVTYLCGGSLISPCWVLSATHCFINHPKKEDYIVYLGRSKLNSRTPGEMMFEVEKLILHEDYSADSLAHHNDIALLKIRSNTDQCAHPSRSIQTICLPPVRGDANFGMSCEIAGFGKENDTDYLYPEQLKMTVVKLISHQECQQPHYYGSEVTTKMLCAADPQWETDSCQGDSGGPLVCSIQGRLTLTGIVSWGSGCAMKDKPGVYTRVSHFLPWIHMHSRQQNGLTL